The Anaerolineales bacterium genome contains the following window.
CCTTGCGCCTGCTGGCCCATCCACGACTCGAACAGCACCCGTTCATGCGCCGCGTGCTGGTCCACCAGATACACGCCATCCGGGGCTTCGGCGACGATATAGCAGCGCCCGACTTGCCCGATCGGCTGGAGCAACGGCAGCCAGGGGGAGGCCGCTGGCGCCGCCCCGGCGCCTGGGGACCCGGCGCCGGGAAGCGGGGTCTGGGCCGCGATCCAATCGGGCGCCACCACCGGGGAAGGCCACTCTGGACTGGACGAACTGCCAAGATCGGCGGCCGGGGCGTGGCCCAGAAGCGTCGCCCGCACCACGCGCTGGATGGCGACGAATGCCTGGCTGGGGTCGCGCAGTCGGATCTCCGCCTTGGCCGGATGCACATTAACGTCGATGCTGTCGGCCGGCAGCCGAACGAAGACGGCCGCAATCGGGTAACGGCCGACCATCAGCAAGCCGTGATAGGCCTGGACCACGGCTGCCGCCAGGCCCGCGTCCTGAACCCAGCGTCCATTGACAAACAGCGTGACCTCGCGGCGCGTTGAGCGGTGCACCGCCGGTGGGCTGACATACCCGTCTACCTGAACGGCGCCCTCGACCGTCTGGCCCAGCGGGAGCATGTCGCGCGCCACTTCCCACCCGTAGATCTCCGCCAGCACGTCCTTCGCCTGCCCCTTGCCGTCGGTGTGCAGACTCTCCCGGCCGTCGACGGTCAGACGGAAGGCGACCTGCGGGTAGGCCAGGGCGTGGCGCGACACGAGGGAGACAATCCGCCGGCGCTCGGAGTCCTCGGAGCGCATGAACTTCAGCCGGGCCGGCACATTGAAGAACAAATCCCGCACCTCGACCAGCGTCCCGGCGGGCATCCCCACCCTCTCCGGTTGGCTGACCCGGCCGGCTTCGGCCTGGAGGCGCAGGCCCGTTTCAGCCTGTGGCATACGGCTCGAAAGCGAAGCCCGTGAGACAGCGGCGATCGAAGCCAGGGCCTCGCCGCGAAAGCCCAGCGTGGAGATGGCTGAAAGGTCGTCGAGAGTCGCCAGTTTGGAGGTGGCAAATCGCGAGAAAGCCAGCGGCATGTCCCCCGCCGCGATCCCTGCGCCGTCATCCGCGACTTCAATCAGCCGCAGCCCCCCCGCCTCGAGGCGGATCTCGATGTGGCCGGCCTCGGCATCCAAGGAGTTCTCGATCAGCTCCTTGACCACAGAAGCCGGCCGTTCTATGACTTCGCCGGCTGCAATGGCGGAAGCGACGGCCTGATGGAGGAGATGAATGCCCATGCGGTTCGTCGAGGGATTATAGCCCCAGCCCGTGCGGATTGACACGCATTACGGCGGTGCATATACTGCCCGTATGGATTGGCAGACCGTTGTCGTCCTAGCAGCCCTGACCTGTCTGGTGTCGATCGCCATGCTCCGGGTGGAGCTCAAACAACGGCGCAGGGTGCTTCTCGTTCTCCCCCTGCCGGCGCTCTTCCTGCTCTGGCGATGGTCGCTGTACCGGGATGTGTGGCTCGAGCCTCTCCTCGGCGTTGGCCTCGGACTGATGGCGGCAGCCGTTTGGTGGGTGCGGCGCGGACGGCGTCTTCCCGCCCCCACCAGCGACAACATCCGCGTCTGGACCAAGGATCAGCCGTTCGATGACTGAGTTCCAAACCCTGTTCCTGGACCTGGATGACACTCTGTATCCCCACGGCAACGGTGTCTGGCATGCCATCGGGGATCGAATTACCCAGTTCATGGTCGAGCGGCTCGGGCTTACGCAGGTCGAGGCCGTCCGCCTGCGCCAGCACTACTTCGCCCGCTACGGAACCACCCTCAACGGATTGCGGATCCACTACCAGATCGACCCGGCGGATTACCTGGGATTCGTTCACGACATCCCTCTGACGGACTACCTCCTCCCTGACCGCGAATTGCAGACGATGCTGGAAAGCCTGCAGGTTCAACGCGTGGTGTTCACGAACGCCGACCGGGGGCATGCCGAGCGCGTCCTGGATGCGTTGGGCATCGGGGATTGTGTGGCGAGGATCATCGACATCTATGCCCTTGAGTTCGTGAACAAGCCTGAACCCGCCTCGTACCTGCGGGCGATGGAGCTGTCTGGCTGCCCCAGGGCGGAAGCCTGCGTCCTGGTGGATGACATGCCTCGCAATCTGTATCCGGCGGCTGGACTGGGGATGACGACGGTCTATGTCGGGCCCGAGTCCCCCCAGGGGGGAATCCACCACCGCCTCGACCGGATCCACCGCCTGCCGGAGGCCATCCCTTCGCTGAGATCGGCTGATGAGCGATAAGCGAATCGGCCTGCGCCAGGCCGCCGAACTGGTCCCCGCCCACGGCGCCTCGATCGCCTTCGGCGGGGTGACACTGTACCGCCGCCCGATGGCTTTCTCATTGGCGCTGCTTCTGCGCCACCGCGAGACCGGCACGCCCTCCGATCTCACGCTGCTGTCCTTCACTTCCGGAGTCGAAGGCGACCTGCTGGTGGGGGAAGGAATGATCACCACGACTCGCACCTGCTACTTCGGCCTGGAGAGCTTCGGACTGGCGCCGCACTTCACGCAGGCCGCCGGCAAGGGGGAACTCCGGATCCTGGAGGAGACGGAGGCCAGCCTGGCAAGCGGTCTCCGGGCGTCCATGGCCGGGGTTGGATTCATGCCCTCGCTGGCCTGGATCGGCACCGATCTGCCCCGACTGCGTCCCGATGTACGCACTGTGACCGATCCCTATAGCGGGCAGGAACTGATCGCCTTCCCGGCCATCGAGTGCGATATCGCCGTGATTCACGCCCTGAAGGCCGATCCCGGTGGCAATGCCCAGATCGGAGGCAACCTGGGGGTCGACCGCGAACTCAGCCTGATCGCCAGGACGGTCATCATCACAGCCGAGGAAGTGGTCCCGGCGCTCGACCGGGCGGACGTCCTGGCTCCATTGGTGACAGCTGTGGTTGAGGCTCCTCAGGGCGCCTGGCCCACTTCTTGTCACCCTCTGTACCCTTTCGATGGACGGGCCCTGCTTGAATACACCGAGAGCGTCGGCAACCGCGGCTACCCTGGCCTGGTGGATCGCTGGCTTGCCCAGCATGGGCTGGCTGCCGCCTAGGGTTGGCCTCTCCTGAGCGTTAACCCAGTCCTTACCTGGCGGCCGTAGGACTCGCGTACAATCCAGCAAGTACGAATGTAGTCATCAGGGATTGGAGACTGTCTATGACCAAGCTGCTGCGCCTCCTGCTAGGTGTGTTGATCGGCTTGCTCTTCGCCGCCGTGTTCATCTCCGGCGGGGTTGTGATTGGCGCCAGTACCCCTGCACTGCAGTCCGCCGTTCAGTCCGTGCTTCCTCAGCCGGTGGCGCCTCCCCTGCCGGCCGCCGCCTCGCCCGGAGAATCCGATCAGACGCTCGCCGATTTGTTCGCCCCGTTCTGGGAAACGTGGGGAATCGCCCACGAGGAGTTCGTCGATCAGCCGCTCGACGACGATGCGCTGATGCGCGGCGCGATCCGCGGCATGCTCGAAGCTCTCGGCGACGAGCACACAACCTACATGGATCCCAATGAGTACGAGCAAGCGACGATCGAGCTGGTAGGGGAGTATGAAGGCATCGGCGCCTGGGTGGACCCGGACGGTGAATACCTGGTGATCGTCTCGCCCATGCCCGGCTCCCCGGCAGAGAAGGCCGGTCTGTTGCCCGGGGATACGGTGATCGCAGTCGATGGGGAGGACATGACCGGGCGGGACGGCAGCCTGGTGATTCGCCGGATCATGGGGCCGGCCGGCTCTACGGTCCGCCTGACGATCCTGCGCAAGGACAATCCCGAGCCGTTCGAAGTCAGCCTCGATCGCGCCAGCATCACGGTCCCCAGCGTTGAGAGCCGCATGATGGATGAAGGCATCGGCTACGTCCGGATGTTCACCTTCGGTGATGACACAACCGCTGAGCTGCGGCGGAGCCTAAAGGAGCTGCTCGCCCAGAACCCGCGAGCACTGGTTCTCGATCTGCGCGGCAATACCGGCGGCTACCTTTCTACGGCGATCGAGGTCGCCTCGGAGTTCATCGATGAAGGCGTGATCCTGACCGAGCGCTTTGGCGATGGGACCGAACAGGTATACCGGGCCCGCTCCGGAGGATCCGCCACCCAGATCCCACTCGCGATTCTGATGAACGGCGGCACGGCCTCGGCTTCGGAGATCGTGGCCGGCGCCGTGCAGGACATCGGACGCGGGATCCTGGTCGGGAGCCAATCCTATGGCAAAGGTTCCGTCCAGAACTGGATCCCACTCGAGAATGACCAGGGTGCAGTGCGCGTGACCGTCGCGCGTTGGTACACGCCTAAGGGTCGCCAGATCGCCGACGACGGGCTGGAGCCGGACATCATCGTCGAGCCGACGGAGGTCGACCTGCAGGCCGATCGCGATGTGCAGCTAGAGGCCGCCATCCAGGCGCTGCTCGGCGGCTCCCCCTCCGGCGGGTAGCCCGGGCGGCGATCGAGGGAGCCGGGACCTGGCTCCGGCAGCTGGCTGAGGCCACCCGCCGGATCGAGAGTGGCGCGAGCTGGCGTGGGCCGGGCGAGCTCCTGCCACTCCCCGGGACAGACCCGCCGCTTGCCTCCCTCCCCCGCCCACTCTCCTCAAGCTGATGCCGGGGGAGGCCCACAGCCCCGCGCCTGCCTCGAGAGCGATCCGCCGAGCGCCCCTCGCCTGCCCGGTTCCCTCGAGGCTGTCAGGCGGGGCGGGCAGGGATGCCAGCCCCGGTGCGTTTCAAGCCTCGGGCCACCAAGGCCGCAGCCTGCGCAGGACCGCTCCCAAAGGCCATCCGCCTCGAGGCTGTCGGTTCTCGATATCCCCCCGGAGGCCTCGGCCTCAGAATCCCAAGGCTCGCGCCGTTGCTCGCGGCCGGGCGTCTCGGTCCCTCGAGGGGGTGTCCACGCCCCAGAGCCGATGCCTGCGGGGCTGGCGCACCTTGCGGCATTGGGACAGAATCTTTCCGGCTGGCAGGCCGGCCGCATCCCGCCTACCATCGAGTGGTCTATGGAAGAGAACAAGATCGACCAGACGCTGGAGGTCATCCGGGAGGCGCTCGAGAACTGGCGCGTGAACGATGCCATTGCGGCCTTGGTACGGCTGCACCCGGCGGATCGGGCGGGTGCGTGCTTGGACCTCGATGATCGGCAAGAAGCCCCGCAGCTTTCGGAGCTCGACATCTCAGCCATGCCCCACTTGCTCGAGGAGCTGGGTGACGACGACGCGGCGGACAAGCTCGGGATCGACCCGACGGTCATGTCGGCGCCCGTGATCGCCACGCTGCTGGATGCGACGGGGTTGCTGAGCTGCTTCTCCGTCGCCGGCCTTTGGCTGACGCAGCTCTAGAAAGATGGCAGATGCAGGCTAGAGTCATCCTCAATCCATACTCCGGGCGATGGAAAGCCCTCAAGCGCCGGGCCGAAGCTGAAGCCGCCCTGCGGCAGGCCGGCATCGCCTTCGATCTGGTGCAGACCGAGCGACCCGGGCATGGCACAGAGCTCGCAGAGCAGGCGGCGCGCCAGGGATGTTCCCCGATCATCGTCGCCGGAGGTGACGGCGCAATCGGCGAGGTCGTGAATGGTCTCCACCGGGTGAGCCCGCATGGCCCTCTCGGTCCCCTGGGAATCCTGCCGCTGGGCACCGCCAACGACCTGGTGCACAACCTGGGGTTGCCGCTGGATCTGCCCGGCAGCGCCCGGGCAATCGCCGCCGGCAACACCCGCCGCATCGACCTGGGGAAGGCCAACGAATGGGTATTCGCCAACAACTCTGCGGTCGGGCTTGAACCTGTCG
Protein-coding sequences here:
- the mutL gene encoding DNA mismatch repair endonuclease MutL, translating into MGIHLLHQAVASAIAAGEVIERPASVVKELIENSLDAEAGHIEIRLEAGGLRLIEVADDGAGIAAGDMPLAFSRFATSKLATLDDLSAISTLGFRGEALASIAAVSRASLSSRMPQAETGLRLQAEAGRVSQPERVGMPAGTLVEVRDLFFNVPARLKFMRSEDSERRRIVSLVSRHALAYPQVAFRLTVDGRESLHTDGKGQAKDVLAEIYGWEVARDMLPLGQTVEGAVQVDGYVSPPAVHRSTRREVTLFVNGRWVQDAGLAAAVVQAYHGLLMVGRYPIAAVFVRLPADSIDVNVHPAKAEIRLRDPSQAFVAIQRVVRATLLGHAPAADLGSSSSPEWPSPVVAPDWIAAQTPLPGAGSPGAGAAPAASPWLPLLQPIGQVGRCYIVAEAPDGVYLVDQHAAHERVLFESWMGQQAQG
- a CDS encoding pyrimidine 5'-nucleotidase, giving the protein MTEFQTLFLDLDDTLYPHGNGVWHAIGDRITQFMVERLGLTQVEAVRLRQHYFARYGTTLNGLRIHYQIDPADYLGFVHDIPLTDYLLPDRELQTMLESLQVQRVVFTNADRGHAERVLDALGIGDCVARIIDIYALEFVNKPEPASYLRAMELSGCPRAEACVLVDDMPRNLYPAAGLGMTTVYVGPESPQGGIHHRLDRIHRLPEAIPSLRSADER
- a CDS encoding S41 family peptidase, producing MTKLLRLLLGVLIGLLFAAVFISGGVVIGASTPALQSAVQSVLPQPVAPPLPAAASPGESDQTLADLFAPFWETWGIAHEEFVDQPLDDDALMRGAIRGMLEALGDEHTTYMDPNEYEQATIELVGEYEGIGAWVDPDGEYLVIVSPMPGSPAEKAGLLPGDTVIAVDGEDMTGRDGSLVIRRIMGPAGSTVRLTILRKDNPEPFEVSLDRASITVPSVESRMMDEGIGYVRMFTFGDDTTAELRRSLKELLAQNPRALVLDLRGNTGGYLSTAIEVASEFIDEGVILTERFGDGTEQVYRARSGGSATQIPLAILMNGGTASASEIVAGAVQDIGRGILVGSQSYGKGSVQNWIPLENDQGAVRVTVARWYTPKGRQIADDGLEPDIIVEPTEVDLQADRDVQLEAAIQALLGGSPSGG